The Camelina sativa cultivar DH55 chromosome 14, Cs, whole genome shotgun sequence genome includes a window with the following:
- the LOC104740866 gene encoding N-glycosylase/DNA lyase OGG1-like, whose amino-acid sequence MKRPRATSSSASISATTKPPLSPPVTPILKQKLHRTGAPKWFPLKLTHTELTLPLTFPTGQTFRWKQTGAIQYSGTIGPHLVSLRQRPGDDTVSYCVHCSSTSPKSGAELALLDFLNAEISLAELWSDFSKKDPRFGELAKHLRGARVLRQDPLECLIQFLCSSNNNIARITKMVDFVSSLGLHLGDIEGFEFHQFPSLDRLSRVSEAELRMAGFGYRAKYITGTVNALQSKPGGGNEWLLSLRKLDLQEAVAELCTLPGVGPKVAACIALFSLDQHSAIPVDTHVWKIATNYLLPDLAGAKLTAKLHGRVAEAFVSKYGEYAGWAQTLLFIAELPAQKTLLQSFSQPINKPDTYAEDK is encoded by the exons ATGAAGAGACCTCGTGCAACATCTTCTTCGGCGTCGATCTCCGCCACCACGAAACCACCTCTGTCTCCGCCGGTCACACCGATTCTGAAACAGAAGCTACACAGAACAGGAGCACCAAAATGGTTCCCGTTAAAACTCACCCACACGGAGCTGACTCTACCGTTAACTTTTCCGACGGGTCAAACATTCCGGTGGAAGCAGACTGGGGCGATTCAGTACAGCGGAACGATAGGACCTCACCTCGTCTCTCTCCGCCAGCGTCCAGGAGACGATACAGTTTCCTACTGCGTCCATTGCAGCAGCACTAGCCCTAAATCAGGAGCGGAGCTTGCGCTGCTGGATTTTCTCAATGCCGAGATCTCGTTAGCTGAGCTATGGTCTGATTTCTCGAAGAAGGATCCTCGTTTCGGAGAGCTGGCGAAACATCTTCGTGGCGCTCGTGTGCTGAGACAGGATCCGCTTGAGTGCTTAATTCAGTTTTTGTGCTCGTCCAACAATAATATCGCCAGGATTACCAAGATGGTTGATTTCGTCTCGTCTTTAGGGTTACATTTGGGTGACATTGAAGGATTTGAGTTTCATCAGTTCCCATCATTAGATCGGTTATCTAGGGTTTCTGAAGCAGAGCTTAGAATGGCTGGTTTTGGTTACAG AGCCAAATACATAACAGGTACAGTGAATGCTTTGCAGTCAAAGCCTGGTGGTGGCAATGAATGGCTTCTTTCTTTACGCAAATTAGATCTCCAAGAGGCAGTTGCTGAGCTATGTACGTTACCTGGTGTTGGTCCAAAGGTAGCAGCTTGCATAGCTCTGTTTTCCCTTGATCAGCATAGTGCCATTCCCGTTGACACGCATGTCTGGAAG ATCGCCACAAACTATCTACTGCCAGACCTTGCTGGTGCAAAACTGACAGCTAAACTCCACGGCCGAGTGGCAGAAGCATTTGTGAGTAAATATGGTGAATATGCTGGTTGGGCTCAAACATTGCTTTTCATCGCCGAGTTACCTGCACAAAAAACTCTCTTGCAGTCGTTTTCCCAGCCCATTAACAAACCGGACACATATGCGGAAGACAAATGA
- the LOC104740868 gene encoding proteasome subunit beta type-3-A — protein sequence MSIFEYNGSAVVAMVGKNCFAIASDRRLGVQLQTIATDFQRISKIHDRVFIGLSGLATDVQTLYQRLVFRHKLYQLREERDMKPETFASLVSAILYEKRFGPYLCQPVIAGLGDDDKPFICTMDSIGAKELAKDFVVSGTASESLYGACEAMYKPDMEAEELFETISQALLSSVDRDCLSGWGGHVYIVTPTEIKERILKGRMD from the exons ATGTCG ATCTTCGAGTACAATGGAAGTGCCGTCGTGGCTATGGTAGGTAAGAACTGCTTCGCCATCGCCAGTGATCGTAGGCTCGGTGTCCAGCTACAAACAATCGCTACTGATTTCCAGAGAATCTCCAAGATCCACGATCGTGTCTTCATCGGCCTTTCTGGCCTCGCTACCGATGTTCAAACACT GTACCAGCGCTTGGTGTTTCGTCATAAGCTTTACCAGCTCCGGGAAGAGAGAGACATGAAGCCTGAAACTTTCGCTAGTCTCGTCTCAGCCATTCTTTACGAGAAGAG ATTTGGTCCTTACTTATGCCAACCTGTGATTGCCGGCTTGGGAGATGATGACAAGCCTTTCATTTGCACGATGGACTCTATTGGAGCCAA AGAGTTGGCTAAAGATTTTGTTGTATCTGGAACTGCTTCAGAATCACTGTACGGAGCCTGCGAGGCAATGTACAAGCCTGATATG GAAGCTGAGGAATTGTTCGAGACAATATCACAAGCACTTCTCTCATCAGTTGACCGTGATTGTCTGAGTGGTTGGGGAGGACATGTTTACATTGT AACACCAACAGAGATTAAGGAGAGGATCCTAAAGGGAAGGATGGACTGA
- the LOC104740869 gene encoding kinesin-like protein KIN-7C, mitochondrial isoform X1, with translation MSASRSQRSSTISPARTRRSPATIPTKRPETPSYSHFSASPAASSSPLLRSSLSPSTSSAAASGTTAVASSKLKENITVTIRFRPLSQREVNNGDEIAWYADGDYTIRNEYNPALCYGFDRVFGPPTTTRRVYDIAAQQVVSGAMSGINGTVFAYGVTSSGKTHTMHGEQRSPGVIPLAVKDVFSIIQETPEREFLLRVSYLEIYNEVINDLLDPTGQNLRIREDSQGTYVEGIKDEVVLSPAHALSLIASGEEHRHVGSNNVNLFSSRSHTMFTLTIESSPHGKGDDGEDVTLSQLHLIDLAGSESSKTEITGQRRKEGSSINKSLLTLGTVISKLTDTKAAHIPYRDSKLTRLLQSTLSGHGRVSLICTITPASSTSEETHNTLKFAQRCKHVEIKASRNKIMDEKSLIKKYQKEISCLQEELTQLRRGVSNQEELADRKLPVKLQSRLEEDEEAKAALMGRIQRLTKLILVSTKSSLQAASVKPEHIWRHAFGEDELAYLPDRRRENMADDGAGSTVSENLKEPRDGNSSMDEMTKDKKRNKTRGMLGWLKMKKSDGLAGTLLADGNQSQVSGSPSSSSKCTQTKTTRRENAKSFPGKTVAGDLFSATIGPGDPSPQNDIRQIGTTIADQMDLLHEQTKILVGEVALRTSSLNRLSEQATRNPDDFHIRDQIQKLEDEIKEKKNQIRVLEKQIIEIFGMTPYAADSLGMSQVLSKLTTQLNEKIFEHEIKSADNRILQEQLQMTKSENAEMQETIMLLRQQLDSLAERQSTYTQQIAGDESSGKNTHNRNGDESEIYSGAGTPTSVMSLNRVFAQEETKEMNNETTLNTQALEIENLKKEKMRLIEEKDELRKLNKKLTEEASYAKELASAAAVELQNLAEEVTRLCNENAKLSR, from the exons ATGTCTGCTTCTAGGTCACAGAGATCATCCACGATCTCTCCGGCTCGTACTCGCCGATCGCCGGCGACTATTCCGACGAAACGGCCGGAGACACCTTCTTACTCTCACTTTTCTGCCTCTCCGGCTGCTTCTTCGAGTCCGTTATTACGGTCTAGTCTTAGTCCGTCTacttcctccgccgccgcctCTGGTACTACGGCTGTTGCTTCCTCCAAACTGAAGGAGAATATTACCGTCACGATTCGGTTTCGTCCTCTcag TCAACGAGAGGTCAATAATGGAGATGAGATAGCTTGGTATGCAGATGGAGACTACACTATTCGGAATGAGTACAATCCAGCTCTTTGTTATGGCTTTG ATAGGGTATTCGGTCCACCAACAACTACTCGGCGTGTTTATGATATTGCTGCTCAACAAGTTGTTAGTGGGGCAATGTCAGGGATTAATG GTACTGTGTTTGCTTATGGAGTTACTAGCAGCGGCAAGACTCATACAATGCAT GGGGAGCAAAGGTCACCTGGAGTAATTCCGTTGGCAGTGAAGGATGTGTTTAGCATTATTCAGGAG ACACCAGAACGGGAATTTCTTCTTCGTGTTTCGTATCTAGAGATATACAATGAG GTCATCAATGACTTACTAGATCCAACAGGACAGAATCTAAGAATACGAGAGGATTCTCAG GGCACATATGTTGAAGGTATTAAAGATGAGGTTGTCTTATCCCCTGCTCATGCTCTATCCCTAATAGCATCTGGAGAAG AACACAGGCATGTTGGTTCAAATAATGTCAATCTTTTTAGCAGTCGGAGCCACACAATGTTCACCTTG ACTATAGAAAGCAGTCCACATGGAAAGGGAGATGACGGCGAAGATGTTACTCTTTCTCAATTG CACCTTATTGATCTTGCTGGATCTGAAAGTTCTAAAACTGAAATAACTGGACAACGGAGGAAAGAGGGCTCTTCCATCAATAAAAGTTTACTTACCCTTGGCACT GTTATATCGAAATTGACAGACACCAAGGCAGCTCATATACCCTACAGGGATTCTAAACTTACACGTCTCTTGCAGTCAACACTTAGTGGTCATGGACGAGTATCA CTTATTTGCACTATCACACCTGCATCCAGCACAAGTGAAGAGACACACAACACATTAAAATTCGCTCAGAGGTGCAAGCATGTTGAAATCAAAGCTTCACGAAATAAG ATTATGGATGAAAAGTCCCTAATAAAAAAGTATCAGAAGGAAATTTCGTGTTTACAAGAGGAACTTACGCAATTGAGGCGTGGGGTTTCTAACCAAGAAGAGTTGGCTGATCGAAAACTTCCG GTTAAACTTCAGTCAAGGttggaggaagatgaagaagccaaAGCAGCTCTGATGGGAAGAATTCAGCGACTGACAAAATTAATCTTGGTTTCAACAAAAAGTTCACTGCAAGCTGCTTCCGTAAAACCTGAGCATATATGGAGGCATGCTTTCGGAGAGGATGAG CTAGCATACTTGCCCGATAGAAGACGAGAGAACATGGCTGATGATGGTGCTGGAAGCACAGTTTCTGAAAATTTAAAGGAGCCGAGAGATGGAAATAGTAGTATGGACGAGATGACAAAGGACAAGAAAAGGAACAAGACTCGTGGAATGCTTGGCTGGCTAAAAATGAAA AAATCTGATGGTCTGGCTGGGACATTACTGGCTGATGGTAACCAGAGCCAAGTAAGTGGatctccttcatcttcctctaagtgtacacaaacaaaaacaaccagAAGAGAAAATGCCAAGTCTTTTCCCGGAAAAACTGTTGCTGGAGACTTATTCAGTGCTACTATTGGACCAGGAGACCCTTCTCCG CAAAATGACATACGGCAGATTGGAACTACTATTGCGGATCAAATGGATCTTCTTCACGAGCAGACAAAAATACTTGTTGGAGAAGTAGCATTGCGTACCAGCTCATTAAATCGGCTTTCCGAACAAGCCACTCGCAACCCTGATGATTTCCATATCAGA GATCAAATTCAGAAGTTAGAAGATGAAATCaaggaaaagaagaatcaaataCGTGTTCTAGAGAAACAAATTATTGAGATTTTCGGAATGACTCCCTATGCCGCAGATTCTCTTGGAATGTCTCAG GTTTTGTCCAAGCTCACAACGCAACTAAATGagaaaatctttgaacatgag ATAAAGTCTGCAGACAATAGGATTCTGCAGGAGCAGTTGCAGATGACT AAATCAGAGAACGCTGAGATGCAAGAGACAATCATGCTACTAAGACAACAACTAGATTCGTTAGCCGAGAGACAGTCAACATATACACAGCAAATTGCAGGAGACGAATCATCAGGGAAGAATACTCACAACAGAAATGGTGACGAGTCAGAAATCTACTCAGGAGCAGGAACACCGACCAGCGTGATGAGCTTAAATAGAGTATTTGCTCAGGAAGAGACTAAAGAGATGAACAACGAAACAACTCTCAACACTCAG GCATTGGAAATAGAGAatctgaagaaggagaagatgagaCTGATTGAGGAAAAAGATGAGCTTCGTAAACTTAATAAGAAACTCACTGAAGAAGCTTCTTATGCTAAAGAATTAGCGTCTGCTGCTGCAGTAGAACTCCAGAATTTGGCTGAAGAAGTTACTAGACTCTGCAATGAAAACGCAAAACTCAGCAGGTGA
- the LOC104740869 gene encoding kinesin-like protein KIN-7C, mitochondrial isoform X2 has translation MSASRSQRSSTISPARTRRSPATIPTKRPETPSYSHFSASPAASSSPLLRSSLSPSTSSAAASGTTAVASSKLKENITVTIRFRPLSQREVNNGDEIAWYADGDYTIRNEYNPALCYGFDRVFGPPTTTRRVYDIAAQQVVSGAMSGINGTVFAYGVTSSGKTHTMHGEQRSPGVIPLAVKDVFSIIQETPEREFLLRVSYLEIYNEVINDLLDPTGQNLRIREDSQGTYVEGIKDEVVLSPAHALSLIASGEEHRHVGSNNVNLFSSRSHTMFTLTIESSPHGKGDDGEDVTLSQLHLIDLAGSESSKTEITGQRRKEGSSINKSLLTLGTVISKLTDTKAAHIPYRDSKLTRLLQSTLSGHGRVSLICTITPASSTSEETHNTLKFAQRCKHVEIKASRNKIMDEKSLIKKYQKEISCLQEELTQLRRGVSNQEELADRKLPVKLQSRLEEDEEAKAALMGRIQRLTKLILVSTKSSLQAASVKPEHIWRHAFGEDELAYLPDRRRENMADDGAGSTVSENLKEPRDGNSSMDEMTKDKKRNKTRGMLGWLKMKKSDGLAGTLLADGNQSQVSGSPSSSSKCTQTKTTRRENAKSFPGKTVAGDLFSATIGPGDPSPIGTTIADQMDLLHEQTKILVGEVALRTSSLNRLSEQATRNPDDFHIRDQIQKLEDEIKEKKNQIRVLEKQIIEIFGMTPYAADSLGMSQVLSKLTTQLNEKIFEHEIKSADNRILQEQLQMTKSENAEMQETIMLLRQQLDSLAERQSTYTQQIAGDESSGKNTHNRNGDESEIYSGAGTPTSVMSLNRVFAQEETKEMNNETTLNTQALEIENLKKEKMRLIEEKDELRKLNKKLTEEASYAKELASAAAVELQNLAEEVTRLCNENAKLSR, from the exons ATGTCTGCTTCTAGGTCACAGAGATCATCCACGATCTCTCCGGCTCGTACTCGCCGATCGCCGGCGACTATTCCGACGAAACGGCCGGAGACACCTTCTTACTCTCACTTTTCTGCCTCTCCGGCTGCTTCTTCGAGTCCGTTATTACGGTCTAGTCTTAGTCCGTCTacttcctccgccgccgcctCTGGTACTACGGCTGTTGCTTCCTCCAAACTGAAGGAGAATATTACCGTCACGATTCGGTTTCGTCCTCTcag TCAACGAGAGGTCAATAATGGAGATGAGATAGCTTGGTATGCAGATGGAGACTACACTATTCGGAATGAGTACAATCCAGCTCTTTGTTATGGCTTTG ATAGGGTATTCGGTCCACCAACAACTACTCGGCGTGTTTATGATATTGCTGCTCAACAAGTTGTTAGTGGGGCAATGTCAGGGATTAATG GTACTGTGTTTGCTTATGGAGTTACTAGCAGCGGCAAGACTCATACAATGCAT GGGGAGCAAAGGTCACCTGGAGTAATTCCGTTGGCAGTGAAGGATGTGTTTAGCATTATTCAGGAG ACACCAGAACGGGAATTTCTTCTTCGTGTTTCGTATCTAGAGATATACAATGAG GTCATCAATGACTTACTAGATCCAACAGGACAGAATCTAAGAATACGAGAGGATTCTCAG GGCACATATGTTGAAGGTATTAAAGATGAGGTTGTCTTATCCCCTGCTCATGCTCTATCCCTAATAGCATCTGGAGAAG AACACAGGCATGTTGGTTCAAATAATGTCAATCTTTTTAGCAGTCGGAGCCACACAATGTTCACCTTG ACTATAGAAAGCAGTCCACATGGAAAGGGAGATGACGGCGAAGATGTTACTCTTTCTCAATTG CACCTTATTGATCTTGCTGGATCTGAAAGTTCTAAAACTGAAATAACTGGACAACGGAGGAAAGAGGGCTCTTCCATCAATAAAAGTTTACTTACCCTTGGCACT GTTATATCGAAATTGACAGACACCAAGGCAGCTCATATACCCTACAGGGATTCTAAACTTACACGTCTCTTGCAGTCAACACTTAGTGGTCATGGACGAGTATCA CTTATTTGCACTATCACACCTGCATCCAGCACAAGTGAAGAGACACACAACACATTAAAATTCGCTCAGAGGTGCAAGCATGTTGAAATCAAAGCTTCACGAAATAAG ATTATGGATGAAAAGTCCCTAATAAAAAAGTATCAGAAGGAAATTTCGTGTTTACAAGAGGAACTTACGCAATTGAGGCGTGGGGTTTCTAACCAAGAAGAGTTGGCTGATCGAAAACTTCCG GTTAAACTTCAGTCAAGGttggaggaagatgaagaagccaaAGCAGCTCTGATGGGAAGAATTCAGCGACTGACAAAATTAATCTTGGTTTCAACAAAAAGTTCACTGCAAGCTGCTTCCGTAAAACCTGAGCATATATGGAGGCATGCTTTCGGAGAGGATGAG CTAGCATACTTGCCCGATAGAAGACGAGAGAACATGGCTGATGATGGTGCTGGAAGCACAGTTTCTGAAAATTTAAAGGAGCCGAGAGATGGAAATAGTAGTATGGACGAGATGACAAAGGACAAGAAAAGGAACAAGACTCGTGGAATGCTTGGCTGGCTAAAAATGAAA AAATCTGATGGTCTGGCTGGGACATTACTGGCTGATGGTAACCAGAGCCAAGTAAGTGGatctccttcatcttcctctaagtgtacacaaacaaaaacaaccagAAGAGAAAATGCCAAGTCTTTTCCCGGAAAAACTGTTGCTGGAGACTTATTCAGTGCTACTATTGGACCAGGAGACCCTTCTCCG ATTGGAACTACTATTGCGGATCAAATGGATCTTCTTCACGAGCAGACAAAAATACTTGTTGGAGAAGTAGCATTGCGTACCAGCTCATTAAATCGGCTTTCCGAACAAGCCACTCGCAACCCTGATGATTTCCATATCAGA GATCAAATTCAGAAGTTAGAAGATGAAATCaaggaaaagaagaatcaaataCGTGTTCTAGAGAAACAAATTATTGAGATTTTCGGAATGACTCCCTATGCCGCAGATTCTCTTGGAATGTCTCAG GTTTTGTCCAAGCTCACAACGCAACTAAATGagaaaatctttgaacatgag ATAAAGTCTGCAGACAATAGGATTCTGCAGGAGCAGTTGCAGATGACT AAATCAGAGAACGCTGAGATGCAAGAGACAATCATGCTACTAAGACAACAACTAGATTCGTTAGCCGAGAGACAGTCAACATATACACAGCAAATTGCAGGAGACGAATCATCAGGGAAGAATACTCACAACAGAAATGGTGACGAGTCAGAAATCTACTCAGGAGCAGGAACACCGACCAGCGTGATGAGCTTAAATAGAGTATTTGCTCAGGAAGAGACTAAAGAGATGAACAACGAAACAACTCTCAACACTCAG GCATTGGAAATAGAGAatctgaagaaggagaagatgagaCTGATTGAGGAAAAAGATGAGCTTCGTAAACTTAATAAGAAACTCACTGAAGAAGCTTCTTATGCTAAAGAATTAGCGTCTGCTGCTGCAGTAGAACTCCAGAATTTGGCTGAAGAAGTTACTAGACTCTGCAATGAAAACGCAAAACTCAGCAGGTGA
- the LOC104740870 gene encoding uncharacterized protein LOC104740870: MGCGGSKVDDQPLVILCRERKELIKAASHHRCALAAAHLSYFQSLCDVGESIKRFVDEELVVVGTSSSSSIPGSPVLTLPSDEGKPRNNKHNNKTSSSSTSVSHSVIDEDDDDQGEGEDHQHLHLSSGSDLDSGSESGSDDSLGHHHHHTHIDETTPQVNEREAPLPEHYQPGYEPGYQYQPGYQYPVEGWGYMGENPNQNQYPYPNPNQGMYFMKKSAPPSRPLVFQPENHRVENGQWLPDNGVGYSNYFSGNANTGYFGYSEQRREPPSPVRPPPAPPSPPKISSWDFLNVFDNYDYIRAVAGESSGAGAGFPPAVGGVKSSSSSPDSREVREREGIPDLEDETEQDVIIGQTFKHGKRKGIEKVKEQRQGNEPGNWSQREEIHERKIKKRGDSGEGTSRDVPMVERATESSFGSKTVSSFTSSEEDSEFHHVNDGEGKSSSNDLSGHETVARKSVGEVEEEYVRKKGVSFELDENATTSFDVESSKISSLSALSVHANRDLREVVKEIKSEFEVASSHGKEVAVLLEVSKLPYQQKSSGLKVIFSRIMYLVAPSTVSSRSQPQPSIRLTSRILKIAKSYNGQDVGEGLSGNLSSTLEQIYAWEKKLYKEVKDEEKLRVIYEEKCRTLKKLDSLGAESSKIDATRAAIRKLLTKLDVCIRSVDSISSRIHKLRDEELQPQLTQLIHGLIRMWRSMLKCHQKQFQAIMESKVRSLRANTGLQRDSGLKAILDLEMELREWCISFNDWVNTQKSYVESLNGWLSRCLHHEPESTEDGIAPFSPSRVGAPQVFVICKDWQEAMARISGENVTSAMQGFASSLHELWERQDEEQRQRVKAEYVSHDFEKRLNDLRMERARARMRNEQLQDGGASEKSVVLSESGISALDDLKVDLDSMRKKLEEERARHKETIKLVNNAASSSLQAGLVPIFEALGNFTSQVVKAHEDVRFQQQEQEQEQPQSEED; this comes from the exons ATGGGTTGCGGAGGATCCAAAGTAGATGATCAACCACTTGTGATTCTCTGTAGAGAGAGGAAAGAACTTATCAAAGCCGCTTCTCATCACCGTTGTGCTTTAGCCGCTGCTCATCTCTCTTACTTCCAATCTCTCTGCGACGTTGGTGAGTCCATTAAACGTTTTGTTGACGAAGAACTCGTCGTCGTTggcacttcttcttcttcttctatcccTGGTTCCCCTGTTCTCACGCTTCCCTCTGACGAAGGCAAGCCTCGTAATAATAAACACAACAACAAGACCTCGTCTTCTTCTACTTCGGTTTCTCATTCCGTTAttgacgaagacgacgacgaccaaggagaaggagaagatcaTCAGCATTTGCATTTATCATCTGGATCCGACTTAGATTCAGGATCCGAATCTGGATCTGACGATTCATtaggtcatcatcatcatcatactcaCATTGATGAAACTACCCCTCAAGTGAATGAGAGAGAAGCACCATTACCGGAACATTACCAACCCGGTTATGAGCCTGGTTATCAATATCAACCAGGTTATCAGTATCCGGTTGAGGGATGGGGGTATATGGGAGAGAACCCGAATCAAAACCAGTACCCGTACCCGAACCCGAATCAGGGAATGTATTTTATGAAGAAGTCTGCGCCACCGTCTCGGCCTTTAGTGTTTCAGCCGGAGAATCATAGAGTGGAGAATGGGCAGTGGTTGCCGGATAATGGAGTTGGGTACTCTAATTACTTTTCCGGGAATGCTAATACTGGTTATTTTGGTTACTCGGAGCAACGTAGAGAGCCACCGTCTCCGGTGAGGCCACCTCCAGCGCCTCCGTCTCCGCCTAAGATTTCAAGTTGGGATTTTTTGAATGTGTTTGACAATTATGATTATATCAGAGCTGTTGCTGGTGAAAGTTCCGGTGCCGGAGCTGGGTTTCCTCCGGCGGTAGGTGGAGTTAAGTCGAGTTCAAGCAGTCCTGATTCGAGAGAAGTGAGGGAGAGAGAAGGGATTCCTGATTTGGAAGACGAAACAGAGCAAGATGTTATCATTGGGCAAACATTTAAACATGGGAAGAGGAAAGGTATTGAGAAGGTGAAAGAACAGAGACAGGGGAATGAACCTGGGAACTGGTCACAACGAGAGGAGATTCACGAGAGGAAGATCAAGAAACGAGGAGATTCAGGTGAAGGAACATCGAGAGATGTGCCTATGGTAGAAAGGGCTACTGAGAGTTCTTTTGGTTCGAAGACTGTGTCATCGTTTACGAGTAGTGAAGAAGATTCTGAGTTTCACCATGTTAATGACGGGGAAGGAAAGAGTAGTAGTAATGATTTAAGCGGGCATGAGACTGTTGCTAGGAAGAGTGTtggagaagtggaagaagaataTGTGAGGAAGAAAGGAGTGAGCTTTGAGTTGGATGAGAATGCAACTACTTCTTTTGATGTTGAATCTTCCAAGATAAGTAGCCTGTCTGCATTGTCGGTTCATGCTAATAGAGATCTCAGAGAAGTTGTGAAGGAGATCAAGAGTGAGTTTGAGGTTGCTTCTTCACATGGGAAGGAAGTGGCTGTGTTGCTTGAAGTTAGCAAGTTGCCTTATCAGCAGAAAAGCTCTGGGCTTAAAG TTATCTTCTCCCGGATCATGTATCTGGTAGCGCCTTCCACAGTTTCATCACGTTCTCAGCCTCAACCATCAATACGGTTAACATCTAGGATCttgaaaattgcaaaatcaTACAATGGTCAGGATGTTGGAGAAGGCTTATCTGGAAACCTCTCTTCAACCTTGGAGCAAATCTATGCTTGGGAAAAGAAACTGTATAAAGAAGTCAAG GATGAAGAGAAGCTTCGTGTTATCTATGAAGAAAAGTGCAGAACACTGAAAAAACTGGATAGTCTTGGTGCGGAATCTAGCAAGATTGATGCTACTCGAGCAGCCATTAGAAAGCTGCTAACCAAACTTGACGTCTGTATAAGATCTGTTGATTCCATTTCCAGCAGGATACATAAACTGAGAGATGAAGAATTACAGCCGCAACTCACACAGTTGATTCACGG GTTGATAAGAATGTGGAGATCAATGCTCAAGTGCCATCAGAAGCAGTTTCAGGCAATTATGGAGAGCAAGGTTCGATCTCTCAGGGCAAACACGGGCTTACAAAGAGACTCCGGTCTGAAAGCTATTCTTGATCTGGAGATGGAGCTACGAGAATGGTGCATTAGCTTCAACGATTGGGTGAACACTCAGAAATCATATGTAGAGTCTCTAAATGGGTGGCTCTCAAGATGTCTTCACCATGAACCTGAATCAACAGAGGACGGAATCGCACCTTTCTCTCCTAGCCGAGTTGGAGCTCCACAGGTTTTCGTTATATGCAAAGACTGGCAAGAAGCAATGGCGAGAATCTCTGGAGAGAATGTAACAAGCGCGATGCAAGGCTTTGCCTCGAGCCTACACGAACTATGGGAGAGACAAGATGAGGAGCAAAGACAGAGAGTGAAAGCAGAGTATGTCTCGCATGATTTTGAGAAACGGTTGAACGATCTAAGGATGGAGAGGGCTAGAGCAAGAATGAGAAACGAGCAGCTACAAGACGGTGGTGCATCAGAGAAAAGCGTGGTGTTGTCAGAGAGCGGGATCTCAGCTTTGGATGATTTGAAGGTGGATTTGGATTCAATGAGGAAGAAGctagaagaagagagagcaaGGCACAAGGAAACCATAAAACTTGTGAACAATGCAGCTTCAAGCAGCTTACAAGCTGGATTAGTACCAATCTTTGAAGCCTTGGGGAATTTCACTTCACAAGTTGTGAAAGCTCATGAAGATGTTAggtttcaacaacaagaacaagaacaagaacagccTCAGTCTGAAGAAGATTGA